One window of Papaver somniferum cultivar HN1 chromosome 9, ASM357369v1, whole genome shotgun sequence genomic DNA carries:
- the LOC113313844 gene encoding remorin 4.1-like, with the protein MYTNQRSISNGSSADQDDLIIRDIHALTPPHPPANNNNRRREAWETSSHISESSSSTVPSENFTTMSREFNALVLAGSSTLGDNGTENEHGGGGNNNINHLLSRIGEDDNSDHHDHNDDIPQEEETNPLAIVPDNYNHNFDPVPSPGAATTSRRNTNTMLVTGSSSSSSNNNNNNNCNNNQSLVEDITVNRVKREETESKISAWQNAKISKINNRFKREDAVINGWEGEQVQKSTSWMKKVERKLEEKRAKALEHMQNEVAKAHRKAEERRASAEAKRGTKIARVLEIANLMRALGRPPTKRSFF; encoded by the exons ATGTATACAAATCAAAGATCAATAAGTAACGGATCATCTGCAGATCAAGACGACCTTATAATCAGAGATATACATGCGTTGACACCACCACATCCACCAGCAAATAATAATAATCGAAGAAGAGAAGCATGGGAAACTAGTAGTCATATATCTGAAAGCAGCAGTAGTACAGTTCCGAGTGAAAATTTTACAACTATGAGCCGAGAATTCAATGCTTTAGTACTTGCTGGATCATCAACACTTGGCGATAACGGCACCGAGAACGAGCACGGTGGCggtggaaataataatattaatcatCTACTTAGTAGAATTGGAGAAGATGATAACAGTGATCATCATGATCATAATGATGATATAcctcaagaagaagaaacaaatccTTTGGCTATTGTTCCAGATAATTATAATCATAATTTTGATCCTGTTCCTTCACCTGGCGCTGCTACGACTAGTCGACGCAATACTAATACCATGTTAGTAACgggatcttcatcttcttcaagtaacaacaacaataataataattgtaaTAATAACCAGAGTCTAGTTGAAGATATTACGGTGAACCGAGTAAAACGGGAAGAGACTGAATCAAAGATATCTGCATGGCAAAACGCAAAGATTTCGAAGATCAATAATCGGTTTAAGAGAGAAGATGCAGTTATTAATGGATGGGAAGGTGAACAAGTTCAAAAATCCACCTCTTGGATGAAGAAAGTTGAG AGAAAGTTAGAGGAGAAAAGAGCAAAAGCACTTGAACATATGCAAAATGAGGTGGCGAAAGCACATAGAAAAGCAGAAGAAAGAAGAGCATCAGCTGAGGCCAAAAGAGGAACAAAAATTGCTAGGGTTCTTGAAATAGCAAACTTGATGAGAGCGCTCGGAAGACCCCCGACAAAACGTTCTTTCTTCTAA